One stretch of Juglans microcarpa x Juglans regia isolate MS1-56 chromosome 3D, Jm3101_v1.0, whole genome shotgun sequence DNA includes these proteins:
- the LOC121254708 gene encoding squalene synthase has translation MGSLGAVLKNPDDFYPLLKLKMASRHAEKQIPPEPHWAFCYTMLHKVSRSFALVIQQLTPELRNAVCIFYLVLRALDTVEDDTSIQTDVKVPILIAFHRHIYDREWHFACGTKEYKVLMDEFHHVSTAFLELGKSYQEAIEDITQRMGAGMAKFICKEVESIDDYDEYCHYVAGLVGLGLSKLFHASGSEDLAPDHLSNSMGLFLQKTNIIRDYLEDINEIPKSRMFWPRQIWSKYVNKLEDLKYEENSEKAVQCLNDMVTNALIHVEDCLKYMAALRDLSIFRFCAIPQIMAIGTLALCYNNIEVFRGVVKMRRGLTAKVIYQTKTMADVYGAFFDFSCMLKSKVNKNDPNATKTLSRLDAIQKTCRNSGVLNKRKSYVIRSEPRLNPTLVVMLFIIFSIIFAYLLSAKRPNN, from the exons ATGGGGAGCTTGGGTGCGGTTCTGAAAAACCCCGATGACTTTTACCCGCTGCTGAAGCTGAAAATGGCGTCCAGGCATGCTGAGAAGCAGATCCCTCCGGAGCCACACTGGGCTTTCTGCTACACCATGCTCCACAAGGTCTCTCGCAGCTTCGCTCTCGTTATTCAGCAGCTCACCCCCGAACTTCGCAACGCC GTATGCATATTCTATCTGGTTCTTCGAGCCCTTGATACTGTTG AGGATGATACAAGCATACAAACAGATGTTAAAGTGCCTATCCTGATAGCTTTTCATCGTCACATATATGATCGTGAGTGGCATTTTGCAT GTGGTACAAAGGAGTACAAAGTTCTCATGGACGAATTTCATCATGTATCAACTGCTTTTCTTGAGCTTGGAAAGAG TTATCAGGAGGCAATTGAAGATATTACCCAAAGAATGGGTGCAGGAATGGCAAAATTTATATGCAAGGAG GTAGAGTCAATTGATGACTATGATGAATATTGCCACTATGTAGCAGGACTTGTTGGACTAGGTCTGTCCAAGCTTTTCCATGCCTCTGGGTCAGAAGATTTGGCTCCAGATCATCTTTCGAATTCAATGGGTTTATTTCTTCAG AAAACAAACATAATACGAGATTATCTGGAGGATATTAATGAGATACCAAAGTCTCGCATGTTTTGGCCTCGCCAGATCTGGAGTAAATACGTTAACAAACTTGAG GACTTGAAATATGAGGAAAACTCTGAAAAGGCAGTGCAATGTTTGAATGACATGGTCACCAATGCTTTGATACATGTGGAAGATTGCTTGAAATACATGGCTGCCTTACGTGATCTCTCGATATTCCGATTTTGTGCTATCCCCCAG ATCATGGCCATTGGAACACTGGCGTTGTGCTACAACAACATTGAAGTCTTCAGAGGTGTAGTTAAAATGAGGCGTG GTCTTACTGCCAAAGTCATCTACCAAACAAAAACGATGGCTGATGTATATGGTgctttctttgatttttcttgtatgctGAAGTCAAAG GTCAACAAGAATGACCCTAATGCAACAAAAACGTTGAGCAGGCTGGATGCGATACAGAAAACCTGCAGGAATTCTGGAGTCCTTAACAAAAG AAAATCTTACGTCATCAGGAGCGAGCCTAGATTAAATCCGACTCTT GTTGTTATGCTGTTCATTATATTCTCCATCATTTTTGCATATCTCCTCTCTGCCAAACGACCAAATAATTGA
- the LOC121254710 gene encoding SH3 domain-containing protein 2-like, protein MEAIRKQATKLREQVARQQQAVLKQFGAGGYGGSDSLVTDEAELQQHQKLEKLYISTRAGKHYQRDIVRGVEGYIVTGSKQVEIGTKFSEDSRKYGAENTCTSGSTLSRAALNYGRARAQMEKERGNLLKALGTQVAEPLRAMVMGAPLEDARHLAQRYDRMRQEAEAQAIEVLKRQAKVRETPGNSESVMKLEAAEAKLQDLKSNMAILGKEAAASMAAVETQQQRLTLQRLIAMVEAERTYHQRVLQILDQLEGEMISERQRIEAAPSPSMDNSMPPPPSYEEVNGIYASQSNNGTTDSLYFLGEVVHPYQGESDVELNLSVGDYVVVRKVSNNGWAEGECKGKAGWFPFGYIERRERVLASKVAEVF, encoded by the exons ATGGAGGCTATTAGAAAGCAAGCCACCAAGCTCCGAGAACAGGTCGCTAGGCAACAACAg GCTGTCCTCAAGCAGTTTGGGGCTGGGGGATATGGAGGTTCTGACAGCTTAGTTACTGATGAGGCAGAACTTCAGCAGCATCAAAAACTTGAAAAGCTTTACATATCAACACGTGCTGGCAAG CATTATCAAAGGGATATTGTTCGTGGTGTTGAAGGATATATTGTCACCGGTTCCAAACAAGTTGAAATAG GAACAAAGTTTTCAGAGGATAGCAGGAAATATGGTGCTGAAAATACATGTACCAGTGGTAGTACATTATCAAGAGCTGCACTAAATTATGGGCGTGCTCGTGCTCAAATGGAGAAGGAACGTGGAAATCTGTTGAAAGCTCTGGGTACACAG GTTGCAGAGCCATTACGAGCAATGGTAATGGGAGCTCCATTGGAGGATGCTCGACATCTTGCACAGCGTTATGATAGAATGCGACAAGAAGCTGAGGCTCAG GCTATTGAAGTTTTGAAACGCCAAGCAAAAGTGAGAGAAACACCAGGCAATAGTGAAAGTGTTATGAAACTGGAAGCTGCTGAAGCAAAACTACAAGATCTGAAGTCAAACATGGCAATATTAGGGAAGGAAGCTGCTGCATCAATGGCTGCTGTTGAAACTCAACAACAGAGGTTAACTCTCCAGCGACTTATTGCTATG GTTGAAGCAGAACGCACTTATCATCAGAGAGTACTTCAGATACTCGATCAGCTCGAAGGCGAG ATGATTTCTGAACGACAACGGATTGAAGCAGCTCCTAGTCCTAGTATGGATAATTCCATGCCTCCACCTCCGTCATATGAAGAAGTCAATGGCATATATGCTTCTCAGAGCAATAATGGAACAACGGACTCCCTGTACTTTTTAGGGGAG GTGGTGCATCCGTATCAAGGTGAATCTGACGTGGAGCTCAATTTGTCAGTTGGGGACTATGTTGTTGTCCGAAAG GTGTCAAACAATGGGTGGGCCGAGGGGGAATGCAAAGGAAAAGCAGGTTGGTTTCCATTTGGATACATTGAAAGAAGGGAGCGTGTTCTTGCAAGCAAGGTGGCTGAAGTGTTTTGA